The following are from one region of the Variovorax sp. V213 genome:
- a CDS encoding MlaD family protein, which yields MENKAHAIAAGAFVLGLIAVLVGLVVWFTRDNTVRNIYELSTRDAVSGLQPQAMVRYRGIAVGKVASIDFDPKVKGNVRVRITVDERVPLTTSSFATLSYQGVTGLAFIALDDKGESNVVLKPNNDDPPRIPLKPSMLAQLQDRGESIINQVEEVTKRANTLLGDDNQKRTADALENIAAASASANALIKQLDNTVKTGLNPALAALPETMTSVKKAAGDVSRVANNFNTTVGRLNAPDGAIERLSDGTKALAQAVDSFNAATLPRVNRVADDTSRAVRRLGRAADGISDNPQSLLYGSGGTAAGPGEPGFSAPPAANSLARP from the coding sequence ATGGAAAACAAAGCCCATGCCATTGCCGCCGGTGCCTTCGTGCTCGGCCTCATCGCCGTGCTCGTGGGGCTGGTGGTCTGGTTCACGCGCGACAACACCGTGCGCAACATCTACGAACTCTCCACCCGCGACGCGGTCAGCGGCCTGCAGCCGCAAGCCATGGTGCGCTACCGCGGCATCGCGGTCGGCAAGGTGGCGTCGATCGACTTCGACCCCAAGGTGAAAGGCAACGTGCGCGTGCGCATCACCGTCGACGAGCGGGTGCCACTCACCACTTCGAGCTTTGCCACGCTGAGCTACCAGGGCGTGACCGGGCTGGCCTTCATCGCGCTGGACGACAAGGGCGAATCGAACGTCGTGCTCAAGCCCAACAACGACGATCCGCCGCGCATTCCGCTCAAACCCTCGATGCTGGCGCAGCTGCAGGACCGCGGCGAATCCATCATCAACCAGGTCGAGGAAGTGACCAAGCGCGCCAACACCCTGCTGGGCGACGACAACCAGAAACGGACGGCCGACGCGCTCGAAAACATCGCGGCAGCCTCGGCCAGCGCCAACGCGCTCATCAAGCAGCTCGACAACACGGTGAAGACCGGGTTGAACCCCGCGCTGGCAGCGCTTCCCGAGACGATGACTTCAGTGAAGAAAGCGGCCGGCGATGTCTCGCGCGTGGCCAACAACTTCAACACCACCGTGGGCCGCCTGAACGCGCCCGACGGCGCGATCGAGCGGCTGAGCGACGGCACCAAGGCGTTGGCGCAGGCGGTCGACTCCTTCAATGCCGCCACGCTGCCGCGCGTGAACCGCGTGGCCGACGACACCTCCCGCGCGGTGCGCCGGCTCGGCCGCGCGGCCGACGGCATCAGCGACAACCCGCAATCGTTGCTGTACGGCAGCGGCGGCACTGCCGCGGGCCCCGGCGAGCCCGGCTTCTCCGCGCCACCGGCCGCCAACTCCCTGGCACGCCCCTGA
- a CDS encoding FAD-dependent oxidoreductase: MIDYQSLRFDYKRHADQDAATAARHPVVIVGAGPVGLALAIDLAQREIPVVLLDNDNTLSSGSRAICFAKRTLEVFDRLGCGDRMVDKGVSWHVGKVFFHDEQVYRFDLLPEPGHERPAFINLQQYYVEGYLVERAAALPLIDLRWNNKVTGIEPHDDGAVLTVETPEGSYQLAAGYVGACDGSRSNLRQMMGLEAKGRVFRDRFLIADITMDAQLPTERRFWFDPPFHPGQSVLLHKQADGMWRVDFQLGWDADPAEERKPENITPRVRALLDSIGFEGVQFQIGWASVYTFACQRMEHFRHGRVLFAGDSAHGVSPFGARGANSGVQDADNLAWKLAAVLEGEAPDALLDSYASEREYAADENIRNSTRATDFITPKSEVSRLFRDAVLELTKRHAFARTLVNSGRLSVPAVLRDSPLNTPDADVFKGAMVPGAAAADAPLVRADGSTGWLLRESHAVRFTALLFGTGEAAERSLQALKACDFPLHIVRVQGVSPESELATQRYDAQPGTVYLLRPDQHVCARWRHPTAGNIRAAIDHALAKA; this comes from the coding sequence GTGATCGACTATCAAAGCCTGCGCTTCGACTACAAGCGCCACGCCGACCAGGACGCAGCCACGGCCGCCCGCCATCCGGTGGTGATCGTCGGCGCCGGACCGGTCGGCCTCGCGCTGGCCATCGACCTGGCGCAGCGCGAAATTCCGGTGGTGCTGCTCGACAACGACAACACGCTGTCCAGCGGCTCGCGCGCCATCTGCTTTGCCAAGCGCACGCTCGAGGTGTTCGACCGCCTCGGCTGCGGCGACCGCATGGTCGACAAGGGCGTGTCGTGGCACGTGGGCAAGGTGTTCTTCCACGACGAGCAGGTTTACCGCTTCGATCTGCTGCCCGAGCCCGGCCACGAGCGCCCGGCCTTCATCAACCTGCAGCAGTACTACGTCGAGGGCTACCTCGTGGAGCGCGCCGCGGCACTGCCGCTGATCGACCTGCGCTGGAACAACAAGGTGACGGGCATCGAGCCGCATGACGACGGCGCCGTGCTCACGGTGGAGACGCCCGAGGGCAGCTACCAGCTGGCGGCCGGCTACGTCGGCGCCTGCGACGGCTCGCGCTCCAACCTGCGCCAGATGATGGGCCTCGAAGCCAAGGGCCGCGTGTTCCGCGACCGCTTCCTGATTGCGGACATCACGATGGATGCGCAGCTACCGACCGAGCGCCGCTTCTGGTTCGACCCGCCGTTCCATCCCGGCCAGAGCGTGCTGCTGCACAAGCAGGCCGACGGCATGTGGCGCGTCGACTTCCAGCTCGGCTGGGACGCCGACCCGGCGGAAGAACGCAAGCCCGAGAACATCACGCCGCGCGTGCGCGCGCTGCTCGACAGCATCGGCTTCGAAGGCGTGCAGTTCCAGATCGGCTGGGCCAGCGTCTACACCTTTGCGTGCCAGCGCATGGAGCACTTCCGCCATGGCCGCGTGCTGTTCGCGGGCGATTCGGCGCATGGCGTGTCGCCCTTCGGTGCGCGCGGCGCCAACTCGGGCGTGCAGGACGCCGACAACCTCGCCTGGAAGCTCGCGGCCGTGCTCGAGGGCGAAGCGCCCGATGCGCTGCTCGACAGCTATGCCAGCGAGCGCGAATACGCGGCCGACGAAAACATCCGCAACTCCACGCGCGCCACCGACTTCATCACGCCCAAGAGCGAAGTGAGCCGCCTGTTCCGCGACGCGGTGCTGGAGCTCACCAAGCGCCATGCCTTCGCGCGCACACTGGTCAACAGCGGGCGGCTCTCGGTGCCCGCGGTGTTGCGCGATTCGCCGCTCAACACGCCCGATGCCGATGTGTTCAAGGGCGCGATGGTGCCAGGGGCCGCGGCGGCCGATGCGCCGCTCGTGCGGGCCGACGGCAGCACCGGCTGGCTGCTGCGCGAATCCCATGCGGTGCGGTTCACCGCGCTGCTGTTCGGCACCGGTGAGGCGGCCGAACGCAGCCTCCAGGCGCTGAAGGCCTGCGACTTTCCGCTGCACATCGTGCGCGTGCAAGGCGTCTCGCCCGAAAGCGAGCTTGCCACGCAGCGCTACGACGCGCAGCCCGGCACCGTCTACCTGCTGCGGCCCGACCAGCATGTGTGCGCGCGCTGGCGGCATCCCACGGCAGGGAACATCCGCGCCGCCATCGACCACGCGCTGGCAAAGGCATGA
- a CDS encoding MBL fold metallo-hydrolase, with amino-acid sequence MSQAKKFASQADMEEKKITFSQISEHAWAYTAEGDPNTGIVIGDDCVLVADTQATPAMAADVVRRIREVTDKPIRYVVLTHYHAVRVLGAAGYGAEHILASQDTRDLIVERGEQDKASEIGRFPRLFQNVETVPPGLTWPTMTFSGKMTLWLGKLEVQLIQLGRGHTKGDTVVWLPEERTLLSGDLVEFGATPYAGDAYFKDWPQTLDNIAALKPAALVPGRGAALTTPAEVAEGLTGTRNFISDVYASVQEGVKAGRDLNTVYKDTYARLKPKYSQWVIFDHCMPFDVSRAYDEASGHADPRVWTAERDIEMWKALEG; translated from the coding sequence ATGAGCCAAGCCAAGAAGTTCGCCAGCCAGGCCGACATGGAAGAAAAGAAGATCACCTTCAGCCAGATCTCGGAGCACGCCTGGGCCTACACCGCCGAGGGCGACCCCAACACCGGCATCGTCATTGGCGACGATTGCGTGCTGGTGGCCGACACCCAGGCCACGCCCGCCATGGCGGCCGACGTGGTGCGCCGCATCCGCGAAGTGACCGACAAGCCCATCAGGTACGTGGTGCTCACGCACTACCACGCGGTGCGGGTGCTGGGCGCGGCCGGCTACGGTGCCGAACACATCCTGGCCAGCCAGGACACGCGCGACCTGATCGTCGAACGCGGAGAGCAGGACAAGGCCAGCGAGATCGGGCGCTTTCCGCGCCTGTTCCAGAACGTCGAGACCGTGCCGCCGGGCCTGACCTGGCCCACCATGACCTTCAGCGGCAAGATGACGCTGTGGCTGGGCAAGCTCGAAGTGCAGTTGATCCAGCTCGGCCGCGGCCACACCAAGGGCGACACCGTCGTCTGGCTGCCAGAGGAACGCACGCTGCTGTCGGGTGACCTGGTCGAGTTCGGTGCCACGCCGTATGCCGGCGATGCCTACTTCAAGGACTGGCCGCAGACGCTGGACAACATCGCCGCGCTCAAGCCCGCCGCGCTGGTGCCCGGCCGCGGCGCCGCGCTCACCACGCCCGCCGAAGTGGCCGAGGGCCTGACCGGCACCCGCAACTTCATCTCCGACGTGTACGCCAGCGTACAGGAAGGCGTGAAGGCCGGCCGCGACCTGAACACGGTCTACAAGGACACCTACGCCAGGCTCAAGCCCAAGTACAGCCAATGGGTGATCTTCGACCACTGCATGCCATTCGACGTGAGCCGCGCGTACGACGAAGCCTCGGGCCATGCCGACCCGCGCGTGTGGACGGCCGAGCGGGACATCGAGATGTGGAAGGCGCTGGAAGGCTGA
- a CDS encoding ABC-type transport auxiliary lipoprotein family protein: MKNNAIRTRQTLAGIGLALLIAGCGALPDKPVRATLYDFGPGVAAPAAATQPPAAALPTLALAEIESNTRLDGTQILYRLGYADANELRPYGQSRWSMAPAQLLRQRLRDALAERRTVLGPEESATLARAEGKVPDTLRISLDEFSHYFESASSSVGLVRLRATLIRGGTGGDRVLGQRTFTVRRPAPSADAPGGVRALAAATDAAVADIVQWVDQQPRQ, encoded by the coding sequence ATGAAGAACAATGCCATTCGCACCCGCCAAACGCTTGCCGGCATCGGCCTTGCGCTGCTGATCGCCGGCTGCGGCGCGCTGCCCGACAAGCCGGTGCGCGCCACGCTGTACGACTTCGGGCCCGGGGTTGCGGCACCAGCCGCGGCCACCCAGCCGCCCGCCGCCGCATTACCGACGCTCGCGCTGGCGGAGATCGAAAGCAACACGCGGCTCGACGGCACGCAGATCCTCTACCGGCTCGGCTATGCCGATGCCAACGAACTGCGTCCCTACGGCCAGTCGCGCTGGAGCATGGCGCCGGCGCAGCTGCTGCGCCAGCGGCTTCGCGATGCGCTCGCCGAGCGGCGCACCGTGCTCGGCCCGGAAGAAAGCGCGACCCTCGCGCGCGCCGAGGGCAAAGTGCCCGACACGCTGCGCATCTCGCTCGACGAGTTCAGCCACTACTTCGAATCGGCCAGCAGCAGCGTCGGCCTGGTCCGGCTGCGCGCCACGCTGATCCGCGGCGGCACCGGCGGCGACCGCGTGCTGGGCCAGCGGACCTTTACCGTGCGCCGCCCGGCACCGAGCGCCGACGCGCCCGGCGGCGTCAGGGCGCTGGCCGCGGCCACCGATGCGGCGGTGGCCGACATCGTGCAATGGGTGGACCAGCAGCCGCGGCAGTAA
- a CDS encoding DUF2783 domain-containing protein, whose translation MQQQHHLTTTPNLEAPDDFYEALIEAHQGLSTEESHAYNARLVLVLANHIGSLAVLREALEAAK comes from the coding sequence ATGCAACAGCAACACCACCTGACCACCACACCGAACCTCGAAGCGCCCGACGATTTCTACGAGGCGCTGATCGAGGCGCACCAGGGGCTTTCCACCGAAGAGAGCCACGCCTACAACGCGCGCCTCGTGCTGGTGCTGGCCAACCACATCGGCTCGCTCGCCGTGCTGCGCGAAGCGCTCGAGGCAGCGAAGTAA
- a CDS encoding GMC family oxidoreductase: MSDNTFDYIVIGGGTAGALMCNRLTRKSQQRTLLIEAGRKDDYHWIHIPVGYLYCIGNPRTDWLYSTEPDAGLNGRTLRYPRGKTLGGCSSINGMIYMRGQSRDYDQWAQLTGDDAWRWQNVLPDFKKHEDYYLGADEMHGAGGEWRVEKQRLRWDILDAFAEAAVQAGVPHSTDFNRGSNEGVGYFQVNQKNGWRWNTAKAFLRPVCYGRPNFEMWVNAHVTQLIVETQSDGSQRCTGVKVWDGHEMVTAHATREVVLCAGSIGSPQILQLSGVGPAELLRQHGIEVVLDAPGVGANLQDHLQIRAVYKINGAPTLNVLASSMYGKAKIGLEYLMKRSGPMSMAPSQLGAFTRSSPDHEWPNLEYHVQPLSLDAFGEPLHSFPAFTASVCNLNPTSRGTVRIKSPRFQDAPAIAPNYLSTDEDRKVAADSLRVTRRIASQPALAKYRPEEWKPGVQYQSDEDLARLAGDIATTIFHPVGTTRMGADGDPMAVLDSKLRVRGVQGLRVVDAGAMPTITSGNTNSPTLMMAEKAAGWILGEN, encoded by the coding sequence ATGAGCGACAACACATTCGACTACATCGTCATCGGCGGCGGCACCGCCGGCGCCCTGATGTGCAACCGGCTGACCCGCAAATCGCAACAGCGCACCCTGCTGATCGAGGCCGGCCGCAAGGACGACTACCACTGGATCCATATTCCAGTGGGCTACCTCTACTGCATCGGCAATCCGCGCACCGACTGGCTCTACAGCACCGAGCCCGACGCGGGGCTCAACGGGCGCACGCTGCGCTACCCGCGCGGCAAGACGCTGGGCGGCTGCTCCAGCATCAACGGCATGATCTACATGCGCGGCCAGTCGCGCGACTACGACCAGTGGGCACAGCTCACCGGCGACGACGCCTGGCGCTGGCAGAACGTGCTGCCCGACTTCAAGAAGCACGAGGACTACTACCTCGGTGCCGACGAGATGCACGGTGCCGGCGGCGAATGGCGCGTCGAAAAGCAGCGGCTGCGCTGGGACATCCTCGACGCCTTTGCCGAAGCCGCCGTGCAGGCCGGCGTGCCGCACAGCACCGACTTCAACCGCGGCAGCAACGAAGGCGTCGGCTACTTCCAGGTCAACCAGAAGAACGGCTGGCGCTGGAACACCGCCAAGGCCTTCCTGCGGCCGGTCTGCTACGGCCGGCCCAACTTCGAGATGTGGGTCAACGCGCACGTCACCCAGCTGATCGTCGAGACCCAGTCCGACGGCAGCCAGCGCTGCACCGGCGTGAAGGTGTGGGATGGCCACGAGATGGTGACCGCGCATGCCACGCGCGAAGTGGTGCTTTGCGCGGGCAGCATCGGCTCGCCGCAGATCCTGCAGCTTTCGGGCGTCGGCCCGGCCGAGCTGTTGCGCCAGCATGGCATCGAGGTGGTGCTCGATGCGCCCGGCGTCGGCGCCAATCTGCAGGACCACCTGCAGATCCGCGCGGTCTACAAGATCAATGGCGCGCCCACGCTCAACGTGCTGGCCTCGTCGATGTACGGCAAGGCGAAGATCGGGCTCGAATACCTGATGAAGCGCAGCGGGCCGATGAGCATGGCGCCGTCGCAGCTCGGCGCCTTCACGCGCAGCTCGCCCGATCATGAGTGGCCCAACCTCGAGTACCACGTGCAGCCGCTGTCGCTCGATGCCTTCGGCGAGCCGCTGCACAGCTTTCCGGCCTTTACCGCGAGCGTGTGCAACCTCAATCCCACGAGCCGCGGCACCGTGCGCATCAAGAGCCCCCGCTTCCAGGATGCGCCCGCCATTGCGCCCAACTACCTGAGCACCGACGAAGACCGAAAGGTGGCGGCCGATTCGCTGCGCGTGACGCGCCGCATCGCCTCGCAGCCCGCGCTTGCCAAGTACAGGCCCGAGGAATGGAAGCCCGGCGTGCAGTACCAGAGCGACGAAGACCTGGCGCGCCTGGCCGGCGACATCGCGACCACCATCTTCCATCCGGTCGGCACCACCCGGATGGGCGCCGACGGCGACCCGATGGCGGTGCTCGATTCGAAGCTGCGCGTGCGCGGCGTGCAAGGGCTGCGCGTGGTCGATGCGGGCGCCATGCCCACCATCACCAGCGGCAACACCAACAGCCCGACATTGATGATGGCCGAGAAGGCCGCGGGCTGGATCCTCGGCGAGAACTGA
- a CDS encoding IclR family transcriptional regulator produces MTASDTDRAAQRGIQSIEVGGQLLRALVHHGRPMALKDLAREADMTAAKAHPYMVSFGRLGLIEQDRASGHYLLGPLALQLGLISLQQADPVHIATPLIAEVAQRLGHTVALAVWGARGATIVRTAESPSPVHVNMRHGTVFSLTNTASGRIFAAYLAADTVRQLLDAERQREKQRKTGEQPLEAGMPPQPPLPSWSEFERQLEEVRAHGVSRSEGEVIEGVSAMAAPVFDHTGAIVLSVTAIGPAAIFDTAWDGEIARALRACAGTVSGRLGATPAGRSGSGKPDS; encoded by the coding sequence ATGACAGCCAGTGACACCGACCGCGCCGCCCAGCGCGGCATCCAGAGCATCGAGGTGGGTGGCCAGCTGCTGCGCGCGCTGGTGCACCACGGCCGGCCGATGGCGCTGAAGGACCTGGCGCGGGAAGCCGACATGACGGCCGCCAAGGCCCATCCCTACATGGTGAGCTTCGGGCGGCTGGGCCTGATCGAGCAGGACCGTGCCAGCGGCCACTATCTGCTCGGCCCCCTGGCCTTGCAACTGGGGCTCATCAGCCTGCAGCAGGCCGACCCGGTGCACATTGCCACGCCGCTCATCGCCGAGGTGGCCCAGCGCCTCGGCCACACGGTGGCGCTCGCGGTCTGGGGTGCGCGCGGCGCCACCATCGTGCGAACGGCCGAATCGCCGTCGCCGGTGCACGTGAACATGCGGCACGGCACGGTGTTCTCCCTCACCAACACGGCCTCGGGGCGCATCTTTGCCGCCTACCTCGCTGCCGACACGGTCAGGCAGCTGCTCGATGCCGAGCGCCAGCGAGAGAAGCAGCGCAAGACCGGCGAGCAGCCGCTGGAGGCCGGCATGCCGCCGCAGCCGCCCCTGCCCTCGTGGAGCGAGTTCGAGCGCCAGCTCGAGGAAGTGCGGGCGCACGGCGTCAGCCGCTCCGAAGGCGAGGTGATCGAGGGTGTGAGCGCCATGGCGGCGCCGGTGTTCGACCACACGGGCGCCATCGTGCTGTCGGTCACGGCCATCGGCCCGGCCGCCATCTTCGACACCGCCTGGGACGGCGAAATCGCACGCGCGCTCAGGGCCTGCGCGGGCACGGTCTCCGGGCGGCTGGGCGCAACGCCTGCCGGAAGAAGCGGTTCCGGAAAACCGGATTCGTGA
- a CDS encoding MlaE family ABC transporter permease — MSLATSTADAPAAGSALPRIEERDQDGRRWTVASGRWTTLAISSRAAWQALAKDLAGAPPAEDRAWDLRPIEQLDHIGAQLLWEHWRHDWPATLEMLPQHKAVLDQVAQYTVGTPEEPPPTLTERLRHFSHTGPRALEMMRDFVGLIGQLALDALTLARAPHRAPWRDFSGHLYQFGATALHITALVGLLIGVVLAYLISQQLRQYGAEAFVVNILGLSLIRELGPVLAAVLIAGRSGSAITAQIGVMRVTEELDAMRVMGIPHGFRLVMPRVMALAIAMPLISLWTSMAALVGGMLAADAALDISPSYFLSALPRAVPIANLWLALAKSAVFGILIALIGCYFGMKVKPNTESLGRGTTSSVVTSITAVILVDALFAVLFKGVGFRA; from the coding sequence ATGTCCCTAGCAACTTCGACTGCCGACGCACCCGCCGCCGGCAGCGCGTTGCCGCGCATCGAAGAGCGCGACCAGGACGGCCGCCGCTGGACCGTGGCCAGCGGCCGCTGGACCACGCTGGCCATATCGTCGCGGGCCGCCTGGCAGGCGCTCGCCAAAGACCTGGCGGGCGCCCCCCCGGCCGAAGACCGCGCCTGGGACCTTCGCCCCATCGAGCAACTCGACCACATCGGCGCGCAGCTGCTGTGGGAGCACTGGCGCCACGACTGGCCGGCCACGCTGGAGATGCTGCCGCAGCACAAGGCGGTGCTCGACCAGGTGGCCCAGTACACCGTGGGAACGCCCGAGGAGCCGCCGCCCACGCTGACCGAGCGTCTGCGGCATTTCTCGCACACGGGGCCGCGCGCGCTGGAGATGATGCGCGATTTCGTCGGGCTGATCGGCCAGCTCGCGCTCGATGCCCTCACGCTCGCACGCGCGCCGCACCGCGCGCCCTGGCGCGATTTTTCGGGGCATCTCTACCAGTTCGGCGCCACGGCGCTGCACATCACGGCGCTGGTGGGCCTCTTGATCGGCGTGGTGCTGGCCTACCTGATCTCGCAGCAGCTGCGCCAGTACGGCGCCGAGGCCTTCGTGGTCAACATTCTCGGACTGTCGCTGATCCGCGAGCTCGGGCCGGTGCTTGCGGCGGTGCTGATCGCCGGGCGCTCGGGCTCGGCCATCACGGCGCAGATCGGCGTGATGCGCGTGACCGAAGAGCTCGACGCCATGCGCGTGATGGGCATTCCGCACGGCTTCAGGCTGGTGATGCCGCGCGTGATGGCGCTGGCCATCGCGATGCCGCTGATCAGCCTCTGGACCTCGATGGCGGCGCTCGTGGGCGGCATGCTCGCGGCCGACGCCGCGCTCGACATCTCGCCTTCGTACTTTCTGTCGGCACTGCCGCGCGCGGTGCCGATCGCAAACCTCTGGCTCGCGCTCGCGAAGTCGGCGGTGTTCGGCATTCTGATTGCGCTCATCGGCTGCTACTTCGGCATGAAGGTGAAGCCCAACACCGAAAGCCTGGGGCGCGGCACCACCTCGTCGGTCGTGACCTCGATCACCGCGGTGATCCTGGTCGACGCGCTGTTTGCGGTGCTGTTCAAGGGCGTGGGGTTCCGGGCATGA
- a CDS encoding ABC transporter ATP-binding protein has product MTDSSTVVVDIRKLWTVFKNAEGEHVVHRDLDLHIERGEVLSLVGGSGTGKTVLLRQILGLEKPSKGTVEVLGRAPGELSAKGAANVGMLFQHGALFSAFSVLENIAFPLRELKLLPDELIRNAALVKLQMVGLEPRHANMSPADLSGGMIKRVALARALIMDPPLLLLDEPTAGLDPEASDSFCDLLRGLHRELGLTVVMVTHDLDTLFDLSTRIAVLADQKVIVSGSAREVIAYPHPFIHEYFLGGRGQRALEALHDKPAKAPPPPVGAGH; this is encoded by the coding sequence ATGACCGATTCCTCCACCGTCGTCGTCGACATCCGCAAGCTCTGGACGGTGTTCAAGAACGCCGAGGGCGAGCACGTGGTGCACCGCGACCTCGACCTGCACATCGAGCGCGGCGAGGTGCTCTCGCTGGTCGGCGGCTCCGGCACCGGCAAGACGGTGCTGCTGCGCCAGATCCTCGGCCTCGAAAAGCCCTCGAAGGGCACGGTCGAGGTGCTGGGCCGGGCGCCGGGCGAGCTCAGCGCCAAGGGCGCGGCCAACGTGGGCATGCTGTTCCAGCACGGCGCGCTGTTCTCGGCCTTCAGCGTGCTCGAGAACATCGCCTTTCCGCTGCGCGAGCTCAAGCTCCTGCCCGACGAGCTGATCCGCAACGCCGCGCTGGTCAAGCTGCAGATGGTGGGCCTGGAGCCCCGGCACGCCAACATGAGCCCGGCGGATTTGTCGGGCGGCATGATCAAGCGCGTGGCGCTGGCGCGGGCGCTCATCATGGACCCGCCGCTGCTGCTGCTCGACGAGCCCACGGCCGGCCTCGACCCCGAGGCCTCCGACAGCTTCTGCGACCTGCTGCGCGGCCTGCACCGCGAACTGGGCCTGACGGTGGTGATGGTCACGCACGACCTGGACACGCTGTTCGACCTGAGCACCCGCATCGCGGTGCTGGCCGACCAGAAGGTCATCGTCAGCGGCTCGGCGCGCGAAGTCATCGCGTATCCGCATCCGTTCATCCACGAATATTTTCTGGGAGGGCGCGGCCAGCGCGCCCTGGAGGCCCTGCATGACAAACCCGCCAAAGCCCCGCCGCCGCCCGTCGGCGCGGGCCACTGA
- a CDS encoding LysR family transcriptional regulator, producing the protein MTAAALDLQILRAFVLAAREGSVSRAAERLHLTQPAVSLQLKRLAEETGLQLFTRTPHGLALTADGAALLPQAERVLSAVGDLQQAARNLQGTVRGALRIGTILDPEFTRLGVFLRELVESAPQIETELRHGMSGTVLAQVLRGELDVGFHLDADEGDAATPAPLAARTLTRFTYRVVAPAGWGPQVLGRDWKALAALPWLATPPESAHHRLLDKVFSPLGLSPRRVALVDQEASMLDLLKSGVGLSLLRDSIAIRESQSHGLVMADRVQLDCALRFVSLAARRNEPVIASAWNALARAWH; encoded by the coding sequence ATGACAGCCGCGGCCTTGGACCTCCAGATTCTGCGTGCCTTCGTGCTGGCGGCGCGCGAAGGCAGCGTGTCGCGCGCGGCCGAGCGGCTGCATCTCACACAGCCGGCGGTGAGCCTGCAGCTCAAGCGCCTGGCGGAAGAGACCGGCCTCCAGCTCTTCACGCGCACGCCGCACGGGCTGGCGCTCACGGCGGACGGCGCCGCGCTGCTGCCGCAGGCCGAGCGAGTGCTCTCGGCCGTGGGCGACCTGCAGCAGGCCGCGCGCAACCTGCAAGGCACGGTGCGCGGGGCGCTGCGCATCGGCACCATCCTCGACCCGGAATTCACCCGGCTCGGCGTATTCCTGCGCGAACTGGTGGAGTCGGCCCCGCAGATCGAAACCGAGCTGCGCCACGGCATGAGCGGCACGGTGCTGGCGCAGGTGCTGCGCGGCGAACTCGACGTGGGCTTTCACCTCGATGCGGATGAAGGCGACGCCGCCACCCCGGCGCCGCTCGCGGCGCGCACGCTCACCCGCTTCACCTACCGCGTGGTCGCGCCCGCGGGCTGGGGCCCGCAGGTGCTGGGCCGCGACTGGAAGGCGCTGGCCGCGCTGCCCTGGCTGGCCACGCCGCCGGAGTCCGCGCACCACCGGCTGCTGGACAAGGTGTTCAGCCCGCTCGGGCTCTCGCCGCGCCGGGTGGCGCTGGTGGATCAGGAAGCGTCGATGCTCGACCTGCTGAAGTCGGGCGTGGGCCTGAGCCTCTTGCGCGACTCGATCGCCATCCGCGAGAGCCAGTCGCACGGCCTCGTGATGGCCGACCGCGTGCAGCTCGACTGCGCGCTGCGCTTCGTCTCGCTGGCTGCGCGGCGCAACGAGCCCGTGATCGCGAGCGCATGGAACGCGCTGGCACGGGCCTGGCACTGA